A single bacterium DNA region contains:
- the murJ gene encoding murein biosynthesis integral membrane protein MurJ — protein MSKTLKSIAGMSLGTLFSRLTGFVKWAVLGAVLGFTPLADAYNLAHVLPTMVYELILGGILSAVFIPVIVEQLSEHEPKQAWLNISQVINAGLLVVAATTLVCFAASPFLVYIQTLKAQTATREQVLFFFWFFIPQIFFYGLSAIGGGVLNARGKFAAVAYAPVANNLVVIAALFAYKLFPWFGPAGLALGTTFGVLAQVLLLLPGLKSSGFKYHFTVNFKHPAVVKTFQLSLPVILYVAFNQLNLTVQNNLAIGIQGGVSALQYAFAFYILPHGLLAVSIGTVLLPGLSHLAVKKEWESFAGSVRRGISWSALCIIPSMAVLITCSFPIVQSLMQHGRFHTADSIMLARVLSLYSLGLFSFTLYLFLNRVFYSLQDTKTPMVLNLIGNAFNSGFNLLVIGKLGVDGLALGHAAAYTLIALLSLWLIRSRVREIKLSLLLPVFLKTAAASILVGLLGWGLSLGWQRWVDGGHLGPKIFYLAAMMLGLGAAYLGLARLFRIAELMEMFKMLRPATKPEKPL, from the coding sequence ATGAGCAAAACCCTGAAATCCATAGCCGGGATGTCCTTGGGCACCCTGTTCTCGCGCCTGACCGGGTTCGTAAAATGGGCGGTGTTGGGGGCGGTGCTGGGCTTTACCCCGCTGGCCGACGCCTACAACCTGGCTCATGTGCTTCCCACCATGGTCTACGAGCTGATCCTGGGCGGGATCCTGTCGGCGGTGTTCATTCCGGTGATAGTGGAGCAGCTTTCGGAACACGAGCCCAAGCAGGCCTGGCTCAACATCAGCCAGGTGATCAACGCCGGATTGCTGGTGGTGGCCGCCACCACCCTGGTCTGCTTTGCCGCCTCGCCCTTCCTGGTCTACATCCAGACACTGAAGGCCCAGACCGCCACCCGGGAACAGGTGCTGTTCTTCTTCTGGTTCTTCATCCCCCAGATATTCTTCTACGGGCTTTCGGCCATCGGCGGGGGCGTGCTTAACGCCCGGGGAAAGTTCGCCGCGGTGGCCTACGCCCCGGTGGCCAACAACCTGGTGGTCATAGCGGCATTGTTTGCCTACAAACTTTTCCCCTGGTTCGGCCCGGCCGGGCTGGCCTTAGGAACCACCTTCGGAGTGCTGGCCCAGGTGCTGCTGCTCCTTCCCGGCCTTAAAAGCAGCGGATTTAAATACCACTTTACCGTCAACTTCAAGCACCCGGCGGTGGTCAAGACCTTTCAGCTTTCCCTGCCGGTCATCCTTTACGTGGCCTTCAACCAGCTGAACCTGACCGTCCAGAACAATCTGGCCATCGGCATCCAGGGCGGGGTCTCGGCCCTGCAGTACGCTTTTGCCTTTTACATCCTGCCCCACGGCCTGCTGGCGGTGTCCATCGGGACGGTGCTGCTGCCGGGTCTGTCCCACCTGGCGGTGAAGAAGGAGTGGGAAAGTTTTGCCGGCTCCGTCCGCCGGGGAATAAGCTGGAGCGCCCTATGCATCATCCCGTCGATGGCGGTGCTGATCACCTGCAGTTTTCCCATCGTCCAGTCGCTGATGCAGCACGGACGCTTCCACACCGCCGACAGCATAATGCTGGCCCGGGTGCTGTCCCTGTATTCGCTGGGACTGTTCTCCTTCACCCTGTACCTGTTCCTCAACCGGGTCTTTTATTCCCTGCAGGACACCAAGACCCCGATGGTACTCAATCTCATCGGCAATGCCTTCAACTCGGGCTTTAACCTGCTGGTGATCGGGAAGCTGGGGGTGGACGGGCTGGCCCTGGGGCACGCCGCGGCCTATACCCTGATCGCGCTTTTAAGCCTGTGGCTGATCCGGTCCCGGGTCCGGGAGATCAAACTGAGTTTGCTGCTGCCGGTGTTCCTGAAAACTGCGGCGGCCTCGATCCTGGTCGGCCTGCTGGGCTGGGGCCTGAGCCTTGGCTGGCAGCGCTGGGTGGACGGCGGGCATTTGGGTCCCAAGATATTCTACCTGGCGGCCATGATGCTGGGGCTGGGGGCTGCCTATCTGGGTCTGGCCCGGCTGTTCCGGATAGCCGAGTTGATGGAGATGTTCAAGATGCTGCGTCCGGCCACCAAACCGGAGAAGCCGCTGTAA
- a CDS encoding MerR family transcriptional regulator, translating to MIYSELNLLRQRSFTFEKAAKCVNGLTTKNIHDWDQAGLLTHQRSRANKGWRRFSILDIHTLMMIAAMKEIGMAADAIKCVLDDMRNDDFYNLDHDPTINAYETVSLVALTERRDYYLVIMFKGPKAFYMNSSEFRKRVLAESRYRAFVTVPFSDYLTLAINTVLADGGDEGAAFEPLRKAARAIRDLINDTRAEVSK from the coding sequence ATGATATATTCGGAATTGAATCTCCTGCGCCAACGGTCGTTCACCTTTGAAAAGGCCGCAAAATGCGTCAATGGCTTGACGACAAAAAATATTCATGATTGGGACCAGGCAGGCCTGTTGACCCACCAGCGGTCCCGGGCCAACAAGGGATGGCGTCGTTTTTCCATTCTCGACATCCACACCCTGATGATGATCGCAGCCATGAAAGAGATCGGCATGGCCGCCGATGCCATCAAGTGCGTGCTGGATGATATGAGAAATGATGATTTTTATAATCTGGACCATGATCCGACGATCAATGCCTACGAAACCGTGTCCCTTGTTGCACTGACCGAGCGGCGGGACTATTACCTTGTCATCATGTTCAAGGGTCCGAAAGCTTTCTACATGAATTCCAGTGAATTCCGCAAACGGGTGCTGGCGGAATCCCGGTACCGGGCATTCGTCACAGTTCCGTTTTCCGATTATCTGACGTTGGCTATAAACACCGTGTTGGCCGATGGCGGCGACGAAGGTGCCGCATTTGAGCCGCTGAGAAAAGCGGCCCGCGCAATACGAGACCTTATCAATGACACCAGGGCCGAGGTTTCGAAGTGA
- a CDS encoding winged helix-turn-helix domain-containing protein: MWTAIIGQNAGAVWKVLSAKGDQNLSSLKKLAKLNDKQLYLSLGWLAREGKVKFTPDKAQTLVGLK, from the coding sequence ATGTGGACTGCGATCATCGGCCAAAATGCGGGGGCGGTCTGGAAAGTGCTTAGCGCCAAGGGAGACCAGAACCTCAGCTCCCTTAAAAAACTGGCCAAGCTGAACGACAAGCAGCTTTACCTGTCCCTGGGCTGGCTGGCCCGTGAGGGCAAGGTCAAATTCACCCCCGACAAGGCGCAGACATTGGTGGGATTGAAATAG